One stretch of Caldinitratiruptor microaerophilus DNA includes these proteins:
- a CDS encoding AAA family ATPase, whose product MDAAVGLASEHRRSSQPVFRVMDAVVGGDVQGAVYLHPADMKVLGIEPGDTVRLTGRQSAMAVAMFMPTNVVGERVLLLGPLGRQNAGVGIGEGVRLEKVQCSKAVTVRLARLVPAGTRPAPQDTARLVESLSGVPVLKGNVLADPRQHPAVPAFRVAATVPDGPVRIVRTTHITFVDAEIVSQRPTGVSYRDVGGLDHELARIREIVEWPLRYPRLFERLGVQPPKGVLLYGPPGTGKTLVARALAAESQAYFIHVNGPEVVRKLYGESEARLREIFDEAEHRAPSIIFFDEIDAIAPRRAEVPGEVEKRLVAQFLALLDGFQGRGQVVVIGATNLLENIDPALRRPGRFDREIEIGVPNRDGRLQILQIHTRRLPLAPDVNLAELADRTPGFVGADLAALAQEAAMAAMRRYLSSHGPLVPGDGPSFDDLVVRHEDFLAALREVEPSATREVALERPALGWADVGGLASVKRMLQPWLRREAPAPGRGILLVGPPGCGKTYVARAFAGEAGLPLLEVEAPALYSKWQGESERAVAELFARARRAAPCVLFFDDVDAIAARRTGQETGSQHRLLAQLLREIDRLAEFPEVVLVAATSRPELVDPAVLRPGRFDYCVPFPPLTHEDLREVYEVHTRDLPLEGVDLGELARRSCGLSPAAIAAVCRRARSAVAPDPGPARRRAVGMGAFLAALDGLQLHPASRGAG is encoded by the coding sequence GTGGACGCCGCTGTAGGCCTGGCATCCGAGCACCGGCGCTCCTCGCAGCCGGTCTTCCGGGTGATGGACGCCGTCGTGGGCGGGGATGTCCAGGGCGCGGTCTACCTGCACCCGGCAGACATGAAGGTGCTGGGGATCGAGCCCGGGGACACGGTGCGCCTGACCGGCCGGCAGTCGGCCATGGCCGTCGCCATGTTCATGCCCACCAACGTGGTCGGCGAGCGGGTCCTGCTGCTCGGGCCGCTTGGTCGGCAGAACGCCGGGGTCGGGATCGGCGAGGGCGTCCGCCTCGAGAAGGTCCAGTGTTCGAAGGCGGTGACCGTCCGGCTGGCGCGGCTGGTGCCCGCCGGCACCCGCCCGGCTCCGCAGGACACGGCCCGGCTGGTCGAGTCCCTGAGCGGCGTCCCCGTCCTGAAGGGGAACGTCCTCGCCGACCCGCGGCAGCACCCGGCTGTCCCGGCCTTCCGCGTCGCCGCCACCGTTCCGGACGGCCCGGTGCGGATCGTCCGCACCACGCACATCACCTTCGTGGACGCCGAGATCGTTTCCCAGCGGCCGACCGGCGTCTCGTACCGGGACGTGGGGGGCCTGGACCACGAGCTCGCCCGCATCCGGGAGATCGTCGAGTGGCCGCTGCGGTATCCCCGCCTCTTCGAGCGGCTGGGGGTGCAGCCCCCGAAGGGCGTGCTCCTCTACGGGCCGCCCGGCACCGGGAAGACCCTCGTGGCCCGTGCCCTCGCCGCCGAGAGCCAGGCCTACTTCATCCACGTCAACGGCCCCGAGGTGGTCCGCAAGCTGTACGGCGAGAGCGAGGCCCGGCTGCGGGAGATCTTCGACGAGGCCGAGCACCGCGCCCCCAGCATCATCTTCTTCGACGAGATCGACGCCATCGCCCCGCGGCGCGCGGAGGTGCCGGGCGAGGTCGAGAAGCGGCTGGTCGCCCAGTTCCTCGCCCTCCTGGACGGCTTCCAGGGCCGGGGTCAGGTCGTGGTGATCGGCGCCACGAACCTCCTGGAGAACATCGACCCGGCGCTCCGCCGGCCCGGCCGCTTCGACCGGGAGATCGAGATCGGGGTGCCCAACCGGGACGGGCGGCTGCAGATCCTCCAGATCCACACCCGCCGCCTGCCGCTCGCCCCCGACGTGAACCTGGCTGAGCTCGCCGACCGCACACCCGGCTTCGTCGGAGCCGACCTGGCGGCGCTCGCCCAGGAGGCGGCCATGGCGGCCATGCGGCGGTACCTCTCCAGCCACGGGCCGCTGGTGCCGGGGGACGGCCCCTCCTTCGACGACCTCGTGGTCCGCCACGAGGACTTCCTCGCCGCGCTGCGGGAGGTGGAGCCGAGCGCGACGCGGGAGGTGGCCCTCGAGCGGCCCGCCCTCGGCTGGGCCGACGTGGGCGGCCTGGCGTCCGTCAAGCGCATGCTCCAGCCGTGGCTGCGCCGGGAGGCGCCGGCGCCGGGACGGGGGATCCTCCTCGTCGGCCCGCCGGGTTGCGGCAAGACCTACGTCGCCCGGGCGTTCGCCGGGGAGGCCGGCCTGCCGCTCCTGGAGGTCGAGGCGCCTGCCCTGTACTCGAAGTGGCAGGGCGAGTCCGAGCGGGCCGTGGCCGAGCTCTTCGCCCGGGCCCGGCGTGCCGCCCCCTGCGTCCTGTTCTTCGACGACGTCGACGCGATCGCCGCGCGGCGGACCGGCCAGGAAACCGGGTCCCAGCACCGGCTCCTGGCCCAGCTGCTGCGGGAGATCGACCGCCTGGCGGAGTTCCCGGAGGTCGTGCTGGTGGCCGCCACCAGCCGGCCCGAACTCGTGGACCCGGCGGTCCTCCGGCCCGGCCGGTTCGACTACTGCGTGCCGTTCCCCCCGCTGACCCACGAGGACCTGCGTGAAGTGTACGAGGTGCACACTCGCGACCTGCCCCTCGAAGGCGTCGACCTGGGCGAACTCGCCCGGCGGTCCTGTGGCCTCAGCCCCGCCGCCATCGCGGCGGTGT
- a CDS encoding GntR family transcriptional regulator — protein MSQNFTLPALALDPQSPVLARDAVYSVLRRAILDGSLPRGERLVERELAQKLGISRTPVREALQRLEVEGLAEKYPRRGLVVSGMSRQDILDIYEIRAALEGLVTAMAARRRTPADVERLDRLLAEMDRCCLRSPPDLDEYRRLHNEFNDTIYRVANSPRLHEMLQTLRTYVEQFSAVNYERPGWIEEAHQEHQLIVAAIRVGDPEAAEAAARRHIRRSRDVYLAALGAAENGRG, from the coding sequence TTGAGCCAGAACTTCACCCTTCCCGCCCTCGCGCTCGACCCGCAGTCCCCGGTCCTGGCTCGCGACGCCGTGTACTCGGTGCTCCGCCGGGCGATCCTCGACGGCTCCCTGCCCCGGGGCGAGCGCCTGGTGGAGCGGGAGCTCGCCCAGAAGCTCGGGATCAGCCGCACGCCGGTCCGGGAGGCGCTGCAGCGGCTCGAGGTCGAAGGTCTGGCCGAGAAGTACCCGCGGCGCGGCCTCGTGGTGAGCGGGATGTCGCGCCAGGACATCCTGGACATCTACGAGATCCGGGCCGCGCTCGAGGGGCTGGTCACGGCCATGGCCGCCCGGCGGCGCACCCCGGCCGACGTGGAGCGCCTGGACCGCCTGCTGGCCGAGATGGACCGCTGCTGCCTCCGATCGCCGCCCGACCTCGACGAGTACCGCCGCCTCCACAACGAGTTCAACGACACGATCTACCGCGTCGCCAACAGCCCGCGGCTCCACGAGATGCTGCAAACGCTGCGGACATACGTCGAGCAGTTCTCGGCGGTCAACTACGAACGGCCCGGCTGGATCGAGGAGGCTCACCAGGAGCACCAGCTGATCGTGGCGGCCATCCGGGTGGGCGACCCCGAGGCGGCGGAAGCGGCCGCCCGGAGGCACATCCGGCGCTCCCGGGACGTGTACCTGGCGGCGCTGGGCGCCGCGGAGAACGGGAGAGGGTGA
- the ppsA gene encoding phosphoenolpyruvate synthase produces the protein MRPDSTVPVAHARPGWVLPLAAAGRGAADQVGGKCAGLGELISLGIPVPEGFAVTVHAFRYFLEHNRLREPIASLLREAGAADPARLQAVSARIRDLVEAQPLGDLDAAIRAAYRQLGGGGCALVAVRSSAVAEDQVDASFAGQLDTYLFVRGEEAVLAAVRRCFGSAFTARSLAYRRERGLDLLGADMSVAVQRMVVPRSAGVLFTLDPRTGDRTVVAVEACFGAGESLAQGRVTPDLYLVDKSGPDGSPAVRHRRIETKAVMTVPDPAGGTREVPVPPELRRRACLTDGELLELARWGMRIEQHYGAPVDVEWALEEETGRLYILQARPETVWSRRGPAPPDPRANGGGHPEVGPAARVILRGLGASPGVATGRVRVIRDVAEIPRFRPGEILVTEMTTTEWLPAMRAAAALVTDAGGVTCHAAIVSRELGIPCVVGTGSATRTLVTGQEVTVDAVLGTVYEGRVDGTRRGAPGATGTPAGPAPGAGAPGASAITPVTATRLFMILGNLERLPEVRSLPFDGIGMMRIEFLIAERIGVHPLHLIDQGRADEFVDRLAGGIAELAGAVAPRPVIVRFSDLKTNEYRVLRGGADHEPVEANPMIGWRGAARYVSAEYEAAFRLEVRAVRRVREAGGLRNVHVMIPFARRTREVEAIHRILAEEGLRRGPDFQVWIMTEVPSNFILADRFARLCDGFAIGTNDVVQTNLGVDRDSELLARMGYFDELSPAVLAPIGHLIDAAHRNRIPAMVCGQAPSVYPEFCEYVVRRGADILGLQPDAVARTREIVAAVEQQMLIEGLAGRRSP, from the coding sequence ATGCGTCCGGACAGCACCGTCCCCGTGGCGCACGCGCGGCCGGGGTGGGTCCTCCCCCTCGCCGCGGCAGGCCGCGGCGCGGCGGACCAGGTGGGCGGAAAGTGCGCCGGCCTGGGTGAACTGATCTCACTTGGTATACCGGTGCCGGAAGGTTTCGCGGTGACCGTCCACGCGTTCCGCTACTTCCTCGAGCACAACCGGCTGCGCGAGCCGATCGCCTCCCTCCTGCGCGAGGCCGGCGCGGCCGACCCCGCCCGGCTCCAGGCGGTGAGCGCGAGGATCCGGGACCTCGTGGAGGCGCAGCCGCTGGGCGACCTGGACGCCGCCATCCGGGCCGCGTACCGCCAGCTTGGAGGTGGGGGATGCGCCCTGGTGGCGGTCCGCAGCAGCGCCGTGGCCGAGGACCAGGTGGATGCCAGCTTTGCCGGGCAGCTGGACACGTACCTGTTCGTCCGCGGGGAGGAGGCCGTGCTGGCGGCGGTGCGCCGGTGCTTCGGTTCGGCGTTCACGGCACGGAGCCTCGCCTACCGGCGGGAGAGGGGGCTCGATCTGCTGGGCGCGGACATGAGCGTCGCGGTCCAGCGGATGGTGGTGCCGCGTAGCGCCGGCGTCCTGTTCACCCTGGACCCGCGGACCGGCGACCGCACCGTCGTGGCCGTCGAGGCCTGCTTCGGCGCCGGTGAGAGCCTTGCCCAGGGGCGGGTGACCCCGGACCTCTACCTGGTCGACAAGTCGGGGCCGGACGGCAGCCCGGCGGTCCGCCACCGGCGGATCGAGACGAAGGCGGTCATGACGGTCCCCGACCCGGCGGGGGGCACCCGCGAGGTCCCCGTGCCGCCGGAACTGCGGCGCCGGGCGTGCCTGACGGACGGGGAACTCCTTGAGCTCGCCCGGTGGGGGATGCGGATCGAACAGCACTACGGCGCACCGGTCGACGTCGAGTGGGCCCTGGAGGAGGAGACCGGCCGCCTCTACATCCTCCAGGCCCGCCCGGAGACCGTCTGGAGCCGGCGCGGGCCCGCTCCGCCGGACCCCCGGGCGAACGGGGGCGGCCACCCCGAGGTGGGTCCCGCGGCCCGGGTGATCCTGCGCGGGCTCGGCGCGTCGCCCGGCGTGGCCACCGGGCGCGTCCGGGTGATCCGCGACGTCGCGGAGATCCCCCGGTTCCGGCCGGGCGAGATCCTGGTCACCGAGATGACCACCACCGAGTGGCTCCCGGCGATGCGTGCCGCCGCGGCGCTCGTGACCGACGCGGGCGGGGTGACGTGCCACGCGGCGATCGTGTCACGGGAACTCGGGATCCCGTGCGTCGTGGGGACCGGAAGCGCTACCCGGACGCTGGTGACGGGGCAGGAGGTCACGGTGGACGCCGTGCTGGGGACCGTCTACGAGGGTCGGGTGGACGGCACCCGGCGAGGCGCTCCGGGCGCCACGGGCACCCCCGCGGGGCCGGCGCCGGGCGCAGGTGCGCCCGGAGCGTCCGCCATCACCCCGGTGACCGCCACGCGCCTCTTCATGATCCTCGGCAACCTGGAGCGGCTGCCGGAGGTCCGGTCGCTCCCCTTCGACGGGATCGGCATGATGCGGATCGAGTTCCTGATCGCCGAGCGGATCGGGGTGCACCCGCTGCACCTCATCGACCAGGGCCGGGCGGACGAGTTCGTCGACCGCCTCGCCGGCGGGATCGCCGAGCTGGCCGGGGCCGTGGCGCCCCGCCCGGTCATCGTGCGCTTCAGCGACCTCAAGACGAACGAGTACCGCGTGCTGCGGGGGGGAGCGGACCACGAGCCGGTCGAGGCCAACCCCATGATCGGCTGGCGGGGCGCCGCCCGGTACGTCAGCGCCGAGTACGAGGCGGCGTTCCGCCTCGAGGTCCGGGCCGTGCGCCGCGTGCGGGAGGCCGGGGGCCTGCGCAACGTCCACGTGATGATCCCCTTCGCCCGCAGGACACGGGAGGTGGAGGCCATCCACCGGATCCTCGCGGAGGAAGGGCTCCGCCGCGGGCCGGACTTCCAGGTGTGGATCATGACCGAGGTCCCCAGCAACTTCATCCTCGCCGACCGCTTCGCCCGGCTCTGCGACGGCTTCGCGATCGGCACGAACGACGTGGTCCAGACGAACCTGGGGGTCGACCGGGACTCGGAGCTCCTCGCCCGCATGGGCTACTTCGACGAGCTCAGCCCCGCCGTGCTCGCCCCGATCGGACACCTGATCGACGCCGCCCACCGCAATCGCATCCCGGCGATGGTGTGCGGCCAGGCTCCCTCCGTGTACCCCGAGTTCTGCGAGTACGTGGTCCGCCGCGGGGCGGACATCCTCGGGCTTCAGCCCGACGCCGTGGCACGCACCCGGGAGATCGTGGCGGCCGTCGAGCAGCAGATGCTGATCGAGGGCCTGGCGGGGAGGCGGTCGCCGTGA
- a CDS encoding putative PEP-binding protein, which translates to MRDERIPTATRIYVNLDGPVTEPPLESLPADGVGLLRLGPLLAGGPDPAHPILRVEQGRGEELAFGLAGHIARVARAVYPRPVWVCFSDLTSAELRALPGGERHEPAENNPAIGRRGCARLVSPDYRPAFRLECRAVREVRESEGLRNVHVLLPFPRLPGEVEAVQAIMRDEGLVRSRDFEVWVSAEVPSAVILAEDFARLCDGFTVPIEGLARLVLAADGASERLRRLGYPDPADDAVREAALRLAEAARRHGRAVCVAGEGGLDPGLVDFLVDLGVDAVSVPPGALVPTRRRVAEAERRLLLRRVVADRRGRDPAAGRWWVSHPT; encoded by the coding sequence GTGAGGGACGAGAGGATCCCCACCGCCACCCGGATCTACGTAAACCTTGACGGGCCCGTGACGGAGCCGCCGCTCGAGTCGCTTCCCGCCGACGGGGTCGGCCTCCTCCGGCTGGGACCGCTCCTCGCCGGCGGCCCCGACCCGGCGCACCCGATCCTGCGGGTGGAGCAGGGGCGGGGCGAGGAGCTCGCCTTCGGGCTGGCCGGCCACATCGCCCGGGTAGCCCGCGCCGTGTACCCGCGCCCCGTGTGGGTCTGCTTCAGCGACCTCACCTCGGCCGAGCTCCGGGCCCTCCCCGGCGGCGAGCGCCACGAGCCCGCGGAGAACAACCCGGCGATCGGGCGGCGCGGCTGCGCCCGGCTCGTGAGCCCGGACTACCGGCCCGCCTTCCGGCTCGAGTGCCGGGCGGTCCGGGAGGTGCGGGAGTCGGAAGGCCTTCGCAACGTCCACGTCCTCCTCCCATTCCCCCGCCTGCCGGGCGAGGTCGAGGCGGTCCAGGCGATCATGCGAGACGAGGGCCTGGTCCGTTCCCGGGACTTCGAGGTGTGGGTCTCGGCCGAGGTGCCGAGCGCCGTCATCCTGGCCGAGGACTTCGCCCGCCTGTGCGACGGGTTCACCGTGCCGATCGAAGGCCTCGCCCGGCTCGTCCTGGCCGCCGACGGGGCGTCCGAGCGCCTGCGCCGCCTGGGCTACCCCGACCCGGCGGACGACGCCGTCCGGGAGGCCGCCCTTCGCCTCGCGGAGGCCGCGCGCCGGCACGGGCGGGCCGTGTGCGTGGCCGGGGAGGGTGGCCTCGACCCCGGCCTCGTCGATTTCCTGGTCGACCTGGGGGTGGACGCCGTGAGCGTCCCCCCGGGGGCGCTCGTTCCGACCCGCCGGCGCGTGGCGGAGGCCGAGCGGCGGCTCCTCCTCCGGCGGGTCGTCGCCGACCGCCGCGGCCGGGATCCGGCCGCCGGCCGCTGGTGGGTCTCGCATCCAACCTGA
- a CDS encoding type II glyceraldehyde-3-phosphate dehydrogenase: MRKIRVGITGYGTIGRRVADAVARQPDMELVGIAKVRPDYKARLIAERGYPLYGADEESLAALRAAGLPARGVVADLVAGCDVVVDTLPPKQASRLLPIYQASEARVIFQGGEPAGIAEVSFNAQSNYEAAVGRRTVRVVSCNTTGLCRALGTIDRAFGVEKARVVLARKATDPDDPDTGPVDAVVLDPAPAQLPSHHGRSVATVLPHLKVISMAAKVPTTHAHFHSLLITVKDRNVTAGAVVRAFEEATRVVLLDSREGFRSTAQVFDYARELGRSRSDLYELAVWRDSVTVVDDEVYFFMAVHQEAIVIPENVDAIRAVTGTMDRDESIRLTNRTLGILK; this comes from the coding sequence ATGAGGAAGATCCGGGTCGGAATCACCGGGTACGGGACGATCGGGCGCCGGGTGGCGGACGCGGTGGCGAGGCAACCGGACATGGAGCTCGTGGGCATCGCGAAGGTGAGGCCCGACTACAAGGCACGCCTCATCGCCGAGCGAGGCTACCCGCTCTACGGCGCCGACGAGGAGTCCCTCGCCGCGCTGCGCGCCGCCGGGCTCCCGGCCCGGGGCGTCGTGGCCGATCTCGTGGCGGGATGCGACGTGGTGGTCGACACCCTGCCCCCCAAGCAGGCCAGCCGGCTCCTGCCCATCTACCAGGCCTCGGAGGCCCGGGTGATCTTCCAAGGCGGCGAGCCGGCCGGCATCGCCGAGGTATCGTTCAACGCCCAGAGCAACTACGAGGCGGCGGTAGGGCGGCGCACGGTGCGGGTGGTCTCCTGCAACACGACGGGCCTCTGCCGGGCGCTCGGCACCATCGACCGCGCCTTCGGGGTCGAGAAGGCGCGGGTGGTGCTAGCCCGCAAGGCCACCGATCCGGACGACCCGGACACCGGCCCGGTCGACGCCGTGGTGCTCGACCCCGCCCCGGCCCAGCTCCCGTCCCACCACGGCCGGAGCGTTGCCACGGTGCTCCCGCACCTGAAGGTCATCTCGATGGCGGCGAAGGTCCCCACCACCCACGCCCACTTCCACAGCCTCCTGATCACCGTGAAGGACCGGAACGTGACCGCAGGGGCCGTGGTCCGCGCCTTCGAGGAGGCCACCCGCGTCGTCCTCCTCGACAGCCGCGAGGGGTTCCGTTCGACGGCGCAGGTCTTCGACTACGCCCGGGAGCTCGGCCGCAGCCGGTCCGACCTGTACGAGCTGGCAGTGTGGCGGGACTCCGTCACGGTCGTGGACGACGAGGTGTACTTCTTCATGGCCGTGCACCAGGAAGCGATTGTGATCCCGGAGAACGTCGACGCCATCCGGGCGGTCACGGGAACCATGGACCGGGACGAGTCGATCCGCCTCACCAACCGGACGCTCGGGATCCTCAAGTGA
- a CDS encoding Nramp family divalent metal transporter, whose amino-acid sequence MVEAVKPGAVPMGREEPLPIRSLPEAPSAVHLLGPGMVLTALGVGLGETFMWPRLVILFGPEIRWLFLVGVTLQLVVMMEMARWAMATGESIFFGAARLSRLVMWFFWAVAILVYIWPGHVSLGAESLQTLTGIPWQVGAIGGLILIGLILTFSKQVYSVVEGVLSTLISVLVIGSAIIAAMVGTWGDLWDTIRGLFSFGYLPAEVLSAKWFPVIVGSIAFAGPSGMQQMWYTLYLRDKGAGMGAYIPRIKGLLARGEEETMPSRGFTFDTSDPGEMRKWAAWRRWNAFDAWVLFWGLTMLTTIIYTIMAMSAARMDPQVRDLILAGKQTAALAGMANAFGSVGGSVTRALFFVFVAIVGWKMTFGIFDAFSRGQADMTYYFVPGARRWSMSKIYYGFLWGVIGFGILTLLAGSPRGPAFILDTLAFLSAFVMGAYSLLLLFTNNRLLPRPLRPGWLTNLLLGVATVFYLGGLFYSVLFLGAIPKG is encoded by the coding sequence ATGGTGGAGGCCGTCAAACCCGGTGCCGTCCCGATGGGGCGGGAGGAACCGCTCCCGATCCGGTCCCTGCCCGAGGCCCCCAGCGCGGTGCACCTGCTCGGCCCGGGCATGGTCCTGACCGCCCTGGGCGTCGGCCTCGGCGAGACGTTCATGTGGCCGCGTCTGGTGATCCTCTTCGGCCCGGAGATCCGCTGGCTGTTCCTCGTCGGCGTCACCCTGCAGCTGGTCGTGATGATGGAGATGGCCCGCTGGGCGATGGCCACCGGGGAAAGCATCTTCTTCGGTGCTGCCCGCCTGAGCCGCCTGGTGATGTGGTTCTTCTGGGCGGTCGCCATCCTGGTGTACATCTGGCCCGGCCACGTCTCCCTCGGCGCGGAGTCCCTCCAGACGCTGACGGGGATTCCCTGGCAGGTCGGGGCAATTGGCGGGCTCATCCTGATCGGGCTGATCCTGACGTTCTCGAAACAGGTGTACAGCGTCGTCGAAGGGGTGCTGTCCACCCTCATCTCCGTCCTGGTCATCGGGTCGGCGATCATCGCCGCCATGGTCGGGACCTGGGGCGACCTCTGGGACACGATCCGCGGCCTGTTCTCCTTCGGCTACCTGCCGGCGGAGGTGCTGAGCGCCAAGTGGTTCCCGGTGATCGTGGGCTCCATCGCCTTTGCCGGCCCCTCGGGGATGCAGCAGATGTGGTACACGCTGTACCTCCGGGACAAGGGCGCGGGCATGGGTGCCTACATCCCGCGGATCAAGGGCCTTCTCGCCAGGGGCGAGGAGGAGACCATGCCCAGCCGGGGCTTCACCTTCGACACCAGTGACCCGGGCGAGATGCGGAAGTGGGCGGCCTGGCGGCGGTGGAACGCGTTCGACGCCTGGGTCCTGTTCTGGGGCCTCACGATGCTGACCACCATCATCTACACGATCATGGCGATGTCCGCCGCCCGGATGGACCCGCAGGTGCGGGACCTCATCCTCGCCGGCAAGCAGACGGCCGCCCTGGCCGGCATGGCGAACGCCTTCGGCTCGGTGGGCGGGTCGGTCACGCGGGCGCTCTTCTTCGTGTTCGTGGCCATCGTCGGGTGGAAGATGACCTTCGGCATCTTCGACGCCTTCTCCCGGGGCCAGGCGGACATGACGTACTACTTCGTGCCGGGCGCCCGCCGCTGGAGCATGAGCAAGATCTACTACGGCTTCCTCTGGGGGGTCATCGGCTTCGGCATCCTCACGCTCCTCGCCGGCTCGCCCAGGGGTCCGGCGTTCATCCTCGACACGCTCGCATTTCTCTCTGCCTTCGTGATGGGCGCCTACTCGCTGCTGCTGCTCTTCACCAACAACCGCCTGCTGCCCCGGCCGCTGCGGCCCGGGTGGCTCACGAACCTCCTCCTCGGGGTTGCCACGGTGTTCTACCTGGGCGGGCTCTTCTACAGCGTCCTCTTCCTCGGGGCCATCCCGAAGGGCTGA
- a CDS encoding oxalate oxidoreductase subunit beta, producing MPQAILPEIKGIKQVPLEEYYVPGHRTCAGCGPALVYRLVAKAAGPNTIFVGPTGCMYVANTSYGCTPFKVPWIHAQITNGGGVAAGIEAAFKVMRRKGKTDQDPHVIVMWGDGGATDIGLTSLSGALYRNHDVLFICYDNESYANTGIQTSPTTPYGAWTTFTPAGPVVPEGKNLWPKDNPKLVAGGHPTLKYLATASLAFTIDLMNKVRRGLNAQGPAYIHVHAPCPKGWTFPSNQTMEMAKLAVDTGMYLLYEVVDGEFRVTWKPRRRKPVAEYLKAQGRFDHLAPEHVEKIQAWVDRRAEEVGLPAVLPPVE from the coding sequence GGCATCAAGCAGGTGCCCCTGGAGGAGTACTACGTGCCCGGCCACCGGACGTGCGCCGGGTGCGGGCCGGCGCTCGTCTACCGCCTCGTGGCGAAGGCGGCCGGGCCGAACACCATCTTCGTCGGACCGACCGGGTGCATGTACGTCGCCAACACCTCGTACGGCTGCACGCCGTTCAAGGTGCCCTGGATCCACGCCCAGATCACGAACGGCGGCGGCGTGGCCGCCGGCATCGAGGCCGCCTTCAAGGTGATGCGCCGCAAGGGCAAGACCGACCAGGACCCGCACGTGATCGTGATGTGGGGCGACGGGGGAGCCACCGACATCGGCCTGACCTCCCTGTCCGGCGCCCTCTACCGGAACCACGACGTGCTCTTCATCTGCTACGACAACGAGTCGTACGCCAACACGGGCATCCAGACCAGCCCCACCACGCCCTACGGGGCGTGGACCACCTTCACCCCGGCAGGTCCCGTGGTGCCCGAGGGCAAGAACCTCTGGCCCAAGGACAACCCGAAGCTGGTCGCCGGCGGCCACCCGACCCTCAAGTACCTGGCCACGGCCTCGCTGGCCTTCACGATCGACCTCATGAACAAGGTGCGGCGCGGCCTGAACGCCCAGGGCCCGGCGTACATCCACGTCCACGCTCCCTGCCCCAAGGGGTGGACCTTCCCCTCCAACCAGACGATGGAGATGGCCAAGCTGGCGGTCGACACGGGCATGTACCTCCTGTACGAGGTCGTGGACGGGGAGTTCCGGGTGACGTGGAAGCCGCGCCGCCGCAAGCCGGTGGCGGAGTACCTGAAGGCCCAGGGACGGTTCGACCACCTGGCGCCCGAGCACGTCGAGAAGATCCAGGCCTGGGTGGACCGGCGCGCGGAGGAGGTGGGGCTGCCGGCCGTGCTGCCGCCCGTCGAGTAG